In Parageobacillus sp. KH3-4, the genomic window TTATGTCGAACATAATGGACATTTCTTCGTGTTTTGTGCCGATCTTCACCGTCATGAAGTGGTCGGTGAAATGGAACAGCAAGATGTGCTGCCATCGCTTGAAAGTACGGAAAAATTTATGGTCGCGCTCATCGATGCGGCATTGGCGGCGCAAAACGCAGCTATCGCCGCCGAATCGATGGGGCTTGGCATTTGCTATATCGGCGGATTGCGCAACAACTTGCCGGAAGTGTGCAAACTGTTGAAAGTGCCGAAACGGGTCATTCCGCTTTTCGGGCTTGCCGTCGGTTACCCGACGCAGCAGCCTGACAAAAAACCGCGCCTGCCGTTTGAACACGTATACCATGAAGAAACATATGAGCAAGACCGCACTAAATTCGAAGCACAGCTGAAACAATATAATGATACCGTTTCCGCGTATTACGAAAAGCGGACAAACGGCAAACGCCGCGATACATGGACCGGGCAGATGGCCAACATGCTCAGCAACCCTGTGCGCATGTATATGAAAGAATTCGTAGAAGGAAAAGGGTTCAATCTTCGTTAATCACGCTCCGGCATAACCAAACACATAGCCGTAATCCCTTACGTATCAAGGGATGCGGCTTTTTGGCTTTTCGCCGGATGTCCCTGTTTGGTGCCCACATTAGCCATGAATTTTCATGTAAATGGTCTCTAATCTGTCCCAATTTCTTTTTATTCAGGCGGAGTAGGTGGTGTGTCGTCATCGAACAAGCTTTTACTCATATTCCAGTGTGCCGGCGGTATTCGCTAACGATGCGAGATAGGGCCTTTCTTGCCGTTTTCTCGCGGAAAAGGTTTTCGCGGTAATATTTATCATTGGTCCGAATCTGTATTCTCTCTTTTCCTATGTTTTACGTGAATAGAAAAGGGTTATTATTTCACTTTTATCGGAATTGCATAAATCGCATTTCCTTCTTCCCAACTAGCATGAATAACGTAAATAAAAGATCCTGATCCTTTCGGAAGTATTACTGTGTTATTCATTACCCTTTCAAAGTGTACACGATCATTTTTCCATATTCCTGCTTCCATATCTGCCGGCTGGTATCTAAAACGAATCAGCAGCTTTGCATCGGCCGGAACTACATTGAAATCCATGTTTTCTACAAGATAAGGAGGGGCAACAGCATTTGCATCAATGGCATGACCATTTTCTGCCCAAGAATATGTTGCGATTTTATAATCCATCTCTTTGCCATCTACAGTTAAAATTGGTTTTGGTGACTCCAATTCCCCTAATTTACACCCTGCCATAAAAACATCATCATGAATAATAATATCCTTCTCATCTATCGATTCCTCCCTAACAAATAAGACGTGTTTCAATGACAAAAGGCAACGAGACAGTCCGATAGTTTAACATGAACATCAATAACATCCTTTAACAGAACTTTTAAAAATGATAAAAAACGGCAGATTGCTTTTGATTAGGTTAGTATCGCAGACAGAATATGTTGAAGCAGGGGAGATTTTTCAGACAAATTTTGTCAAGCATCATTCTGATCGAGATGGTACTTTTGTTTTAAAGGATATATGTTATTCACTTATTGATATTTTTAGAAAAATTTGTTACATCTTGTTATAGATTTATCAGTTGATAAGATAATGTAAGTTTCTTTTTGGGGGGATACAATGTATCTTGGGGTGGTTATTTGTAGTATTGTTAGTTTATTGATGATTTTACTGGGGTATTTAATTTGGGCAAAAAAGAAATTATTCCTTATAGCAGGTTATGATGAGGAAACTTTTGTAGGAGACAAAGAAAAATTAGCAAAAGCAATGGGCATGTTTTCTATATTCATTGGCATACTTACCTTTATTCTTCCATTTACTCTTGAGTATATTGGTTCATTCACAGGGTATATATTTGCAATAATTATCGTGTTGGGGACGATTGTAATGTTTATTTATGTCAATATGCTCAATAGAAAGTGAAAAAAGAGGAATCCTGTAAGGTTGACAAAATTTCAATGCCATATATCTTTTATCTATTCTGAATTTTATGTTGATTTTAGTGTACGATCGTGTTATACTTCACTTCAAAAAAGCACACATTTGTTTCAAAGTTCTAGAAATGAAGATTTATTATCGAGCAAAGAAAACGGGGGGAGTGAGACGATGGCGAAGCATTTTCTATCACATTTAATCCTAGTAAACGAATAGGTATAATAAAGTTTGCTTTAGTGTAACGTGCAATGAAACTGCATCGAATTAAATCTTTTCCAAATTGATAAGGGGGTGTTAATGGATGCATAAAACGAACTTATCTGATGAAAGAGCATTGCCGACTATCCAAAGCGGATGGGCGGAATTCATTCGAAAAGAAGATTGGTGGGCGGTATGGATTGGCCTCTTTCTTGTCATTTTGGCCGTAGTCCTTTGGTCGGCGGGGAATTCGATTAAAGTGCTTACTGCACAAATCCCCAAATGGGGGGGCATTCATACTTTAACGGCTGCATTAAGCCATCATTTTGGATCCATTGTTCTCTTATTTATCACTTTCTTCATTTTGTTTTCTATTGCCGTATTCTTTTTGCGTGTTAAACTTAGTCAATTTGTTTCTGGATTTATCGTTTTATTTATACTTAGTGTATTGATCAATATTTTTAGCTCATGGGAATGGGCGCAACGATATAATTTGGAAGCACCGCTCATTGCCCTTGCTATAGGGCTTGTTATTAGCAATATTATTCCGATTCCTGACTGGTTTGAAGCAGCATTGCGAACAGAGCTTTACGTGAAAGTAGGTATTGTGCTTCTTGGTGCGACACTTCCTTTTGCGCTCATTGTCAAAGCTGGGCCTGTTGCCATTCTACAGGCGACGATCATTGCTGTAGTTACTTTTTTCACCATTTACTTCGTCGGATCCAAGCTAGGTTTGGATAAACGATTTGCAGCTACGTTGGGGGCAGGCGGTTCTATATGCGGTGTCTCTGCTTCGATAGCTGTAGGTAGCTCCATAAAAGCAAAGAAAGAGCACGTTTCCGTTTCGATATCACTTGTTGTGATTTGGGCGATTGTCATGATTTTTGCTCTCTCACTCATGATAAAATGGCTCAAAATACCAGCGGGACCGGCAGGGGCGTGGATCGGCACATCGGAATTTGCCGATGCCGCAGGGATCACGGCA contains:
- the nfsA gene encoding oxygen-insensitive NADPH nitroreductase, with amino-acid sequence MNPVIETILQHRSIRKFEDRPLTDEQIRTIVECAQAASTSSFVQAYSIIGVKDKETKRKLAELAGNQPYVEHNGHFFVFCADLHRHEVVGEMEQQDVLPSLESTEKFMVALIDAALAAQNAAIAAESMGLGICYIGGLRNNLPEVCKLLKVPKRVIPLFGLAVGYPTQQPDKKPRLPFEHVYHEETYEQDRTKFEAQLKQYNDTVSAYYEKRTNGKRRDTWTGQMANMLSNPVRMYMKEFVEGKGFNLR
- a CDS encoding DUF3784 domain-containing protein — translated: MYLGVVICSIVSLLMILLGYLIWAKKKLFLIAGYDEETFVGDKEKLAKAMGMFSIFIGILTFILPFTLEYIGSFTGYIFAIIIVLGTIVMFIYVNMLNRK
- a CDS encoding putative sulfate exporter family transporter translates to MHKTNLSDERALPTIQSGWAEFIRKEDWWAVWIGLFLVILAVVLWSAGNSIKVLTAQIPKWGGIHTLTAALSHHFGSIVLLFITFFILFSIAVFFLRVKLSQFVSGFIVLFILSVLINIFSSWEWAQRYNLEAPLIALAIGLVISNIIPIPDWFEAALRTELYVKVGIVLLGATLPFALIVKAGPVAILQATIIAVVTFFTIYFVGSKLGLDKRFAATLGAGGSICGVSASIAVGSSIKAKKEHVSVSISLVVIWAIVMIFALSLMIKWLKIPAGPAGAWIGTSEFADAAGITAASAFGDKALTAFTLMKVIGRDIFIGVWCFILAFISITRWEKQEEGTKADASEIWRRFPKFVLGFFAASAIVTIIFASVSTADADVINADIVAPIKELRTWAFTFCFLSIGLTTRFKQLTSVGWKPFVAFSSGVAVNVVLGYILSILVLGSYWANL